A genome region from Sphingobium sp. CR2-8 includes the following:
- a CDS encoding acyltransferase: MGKNPSIDLIKGVLILLVMVGHAMEIAGQQHPLLWIGAGFRMPLMIGISGYLLNIARTRHERMAVLLGHYGERMLLPWLVALIVYVVITGWPLSWTTPLQLLLQPPYHLWYIPVLFCLIVSARLLPFSPLLLLAIGTPFSLAIMYGFGLDHAPIGATLLSPDSRYLRYPVYFFFGALMAEKGLPTRHLGIAMLVMALGLLWWSGLRGSGNTPALVPARLMMCLGLIALLPRLAALRLSFAPLNRIGRDSLFFYLWHPLVMDILLAIGANMAATLALSVAILMAASHLFAPRASIRRLLGSAPARRENGMAPIPDAGVQPA; the protein is encoded by the coding sequence ATGGGTAAAAATCCGTCGATCGACCTCATCAAGGGGGTTCTGATCCTGCTGGTGATGGTGGGTCACGCCATGGAGATTGCCGGGCAACAGCATCCATTGCTGTGGATCGGCGCGGGTTTCCGCATGCCCCTGATGATCGGCATATCGGGCTATCTGCTCAATATCGCCCGTACCCGGCACGAGCGAATGGCTGTGCTGCTGGGCCACTATGGCGAGCGGATGCTGCTGCCCTGGCTGGTGGCGCTGATCGTCTATGTGGTGATCACTGGTTGGCCGCTGTCCTGGACCACGCCGTTGCAGCTGTTGCTGCAACCGCCCTATCATCTCTGGTATATTCCCGTCCTTTTCTGCCTGATCGTCTCTGCCCGGCTGCTCCCTTTTTCGCCGTTGCTGCTGCTGGCGATCGGCACGCCGTTCAGCCTGGCGATCATGTATGGGTTCGGCCTGGATCATGCGCCGATCGGCGCTACCCTGTTATCCCCCGACAGCCGCTATCTACGCTATCCGGTCTATTTCTTCTTCGGCGCGCTGATGGCGGAAAAGGGACTGCCGACCCGCCATCTGGGCATCGCCATGCTGGTGATGGCGCTGGGCCTGCTCTGGTGGTCGGGATTGCGGGGTAGTGGCAACACCCCGGCCCTTGTCCCGGCGCGGCTGATGATGTGCTTGGGCCTGATCGCGTTGCTGCCGCGATTGGCTGCGCTGCGCCTGTCGTTCGCGCCGCTCAATCGGATCGGGCGGGACAGCCTGTTCTTCTATCTATGGCATCCGCTGGTGATGGACATATTGTTGGCGATCGGAGCCAATATGGCGGCAACCCTGGCGCTGTCAGTCGCCATTCTGATGGCAGCCAGCCACCTGTTCGCGCCCCGCGCCTCGATCCGCCGCCTGCTGGGCAGCGCACCGGCGCGGCGCGAGAACGGCATGGCGCCGATACCGGACGCGGGTGTGCAACCGGCCTGA
- the purD gene encoding phosphoribosylamine--glycine ligase, protein MNILLLGGGGREHALAWKLAQSPALKALYAAPGNPGIAQHAQLVDLDATDHRTVLDFCTRHSIGLVVIGPEAPLVDGLADNLRTMGVPVFGPSKKAAQLEGSKGFTKDLCQRANIPTAAYVRVTSKDGALAALDDFALPVVIKADGLAAGKGVIIAQTREEAIEALDTMFSGAFGAAGEEVVLEEFMTGEEASFFALTDGVAILPFGSAQDHKRVGDGDTGPNTGGMGAYSPARVLTPELEAQVIETIIRPTVETMAAEGMPYSGVLYAGLMLTAEGPKLIEYNARFGDPECQVLMTRFDGDLVDLLLAVAQGSLADQGPVELADRTALTIVMAANGYPGTPDKGGAIGGIAAAEQGGAKIFHAGTAEKDGVLVAHGGRVLNVTATGDTVGAAQAAAYAAVDAIDFPTGFCRRDIGWREVAREEQ, encoded by the coding sequence ATGAACATCCTTCTGCTGGGCGGCGGCGGCCGCGAACATGCGCTGGCGTGGAAGCTGGCGCAATCGCCTGCGCTCAAGGCCCTCTATGCCGCGCCGGGCAATCCGGGGATAGCCCAGCATGCGCAATTGGTCGACCTCGACGCCACGGATCATCGCACCGTGCTGGATTTCTGCACCCGCCATTCGATCGGGCTGGTGGTGATCGGGCCGGAAGCGCCGCTGGTCGATGGCCTCGCCGACAATCTGCGCACCATGGGCGTGCCGGTCTTCGGCCCCAGCAAGAAGGCCGCGCAGCTGGAAGGGTCGAAGGGTTTTACCAAGGATCTGTGCCAGCGCGCGAACATCCCCACCGCCGCCTATGTGCGCGTCACCAGCAAGGATGGCGCGCTCGCCGCGCTCGACGATTTCGCGCTGCCGGTCGTCATCAAGGCTGATGGCTTGGCCGCAGGGAAAGGCGTCATCATCGCGCAAACCCGTGAGGAAGCAATCGAGGCGCTCGACACCATGTTTTCCGGCGCGTTCGGCGCGGCGGGCGAGGAAGTGGTGCTGGAGGAATTCATGACCGGCGAGGAAGCGAGCTTCTTCGCACTGACCGACGGCGTCGCCATCCTGCCCTTCGGCTCGGCCCAAGATCATAAGCGCGTCGGCGATGGCGACACCGGTCCCAACACCGGCGGCATGGGCGCCTATAGCCCCGCCCGCGTGCTGACGCCCGAACTGGAGGCACAGGTGATCGAAACGATCATCCGGCCGACCGTCGAAACCATGGCAGCCGAAGGCATGCCCTATTCGGGCGTCCTCTATGCCGGCCTGATGCTGACCGCCGAAGGCCCCAAGCTGATCGAATATAATGCCCGCTTCGGCGATCCGGAATGCCAGGTGCTGATGACCCGTTTCGACGGCGATCTGGTCGACCTGCTGCTTGCCGTCGCGCAAGGCAGCCTTGCCGATCAGGGGCCGGTGGAACTGGCGGATCGTACGGCGCTCACCATCGTCATGGCGGCGAACGGCTATCCTGGCACACCGGACAAGGGCGGCGCGATCGGCGGCATCGCCGCGGCGGAGCAGGGCGGGGCCAAGATTTTTCATGCCGGAACCGCGGAAAAAGACGGCGTTCTGGTCGCCCATGGCGGGCGCGTCCTCAATGTCACGGCCACCGGCGATACGGTCGGCGCGGCGCAGGCGGCCGCCTATGCCGCGGTGGATGCCATCGACTTCCCGACCGGTTTCTGCCGCCGCGACATCGGCTGGCGCGAAGTTGCGCGCGAGGAGCAATAG
- the xseA gene encoding exodeoxyribonuclease VII large subunit, translating to MSPEFDAYDSSGRLLAEERLGDNAPPLSISELSGLLKRTVEDRFGHVRLRGEISGFKRAASGHLYLALKDENAVLDGVMWKGGAQRLAFAPQDGVEVIATGKLTTYPGRSKYQIVIEKMELAGEGALMALLEKLKAKLAGEGLFAVERKKPLPFLPRTIGVVTSPTGAVIRDILHRLADRCPTNVLVWPVLVQGQGAAEQVARAVRGFSAMDGSGSVPRPDLVIVARGGGSIEDLWSFNEEIVVRAVADCTIPIISAVGHETDTTLCDYAADRRAPTPTAAAEMAVPVRAELLAGLSEMGLRAGRAVRRGAGQARERLEMQARLMPTPDMLLSPQRQRLDQLSDGLVSGLRHRLAEARGHLGQAGGALRPALLRQHVMRAGERLDRLKLRPDYLQRALSERTVAFDRVSRHFGSLDPDRPLQKGYTRVMAQGRLVQSVAAAQAAGHVTLHFKDGTVDAAIGDAPPPLEKATLVAISSPSRPARKVRAIDETPQQDLFS from the coding sequence ATGTCCCCGGAATTTGATGCCTATGACAGTTCGGGCCGCCTGTTAGCGGAGGAACGCCTGGGGGACAACGCGCCGCCGCTGTCCATCAGCGAATTGTCGGGCCTGCTCAAGCGCACGGTCGAGGACCGGTTCGGCCATGTCCGGTTGCGCGGCGAGATTTCGGGCTTCAAGCGGGCGGCGTCGGGCCATCTCTATCTGGCGCTGAAGGACGAGAACGCCGTGCTGGACGGGGTGATGTGGAAAGGCGGCGCGCAGCGGCTGGCCTTTGCCCCGCAGGACGGGGTGGAGGTGATCGCGACCGGCAAGCTGACCACCTATCCGGGGCGGTCCAAATATCAGATCGTCATCGAGAAGATGGAACTGGCCGGCGAAGGCGCGCTGATGGCGCTGCTGGAGAAACTGAAAGCCAAATTGGCGGGCGAAGGGCTGTTCGCGGTGGAGCGGAAGAAGCCCCTGCCCTTCCTGCCACGCACGATCGGGGTCGTGACGTCGCCGACCGGCGCGGTGATCCGGGACATATTGCATCGTCTGGCCGATCGCTGCCCGACCAACGTGCTGGTCTGGCCGGTTCTGGTGCAGGGTCAGGGCGCGGCCGAACAGGTCGCGCGCGCGGTGCGGGGCTTTTCCGCCATGGACGGGAGCGGCTCCGTGCCCCGGCCCGACCTGGTGATCGTGGCGCGCGGGGGCGGGTCGATCGAGGATCTGTGGAGCTTCAACGAGGAGATCGTGGTGCGCGCGGTCGCCGACTGCACCATACCGATCATATCGGCGGTGGGGCATGAGACGGACACGACCCTGTGCGATTACGCCGCCGACCGGCGCGCACCGACGCCCACGGCCGCTGCCGAAATGGCGGTGCCGGTACGGGCCGAATTGCTGGCGGGGTTGAGCGAGATGGGTCTGCGCGCCGGACGGGCCGTGCGGCGCGGCGCGGGGCAGGCGCGCGAACGACTGGAGATGCAGGCGCGGCTGATGCCCACGCCCGATATGCTGCTCAGCCCCCAACGGCAGCGGCTGGACCAGCTGTCCGATGGATTGGTGAGCGGATTGCGCCACCGGCTCGCCGAGGCGCGCGGGCATCTGGGTCAGGCGGGCGGCGCGCTGCGGCCCGCGCTGTTGCGCCAGCATGTGATGCGTGCAGGCGAGCGGCTCGACCGGTTGAAGCTGCGCCCCGACTATCTGCAACGCGCCCTGTCGGAACGCACCGTTGCTTTCGACCGGGTGTCGCGCCATTTCGGTTCGCTCGATCCCGACCGGCCGCTGCAAAAGGGCTATACGCGCGTGATGGCGCAGGGGCGACTGGTGCAGTCGGTCGCGGCGGCGCAGGCGGCAGGGCATGTGACGCTGCATTTCAAGGACGGCACGGTGGACGCCGCCATCGGCGATGCGCCGCCCCCGCTTGAGAAGGCCACGCTGGTCGCTATATCTTCCCCATCCCGGCCCGCGCGAAAGGTGCGTGCGATCGACGAAACGCCGCAGCAGGATCTGTTTTCCTGA
- a CDS encoding DUF2093 domain-containing protein codes for MLMSNRDRIARLHYMPYSFRVLQAGDHVVCAVTGRKIALEDLRYWSIARQEPYASADASVQAELQARGAR; via the coding sequence ATGTTGATGTCCAATCGGGACCGGATCGCCCGGCTCCATTATATGCCCTACAGTTTTCGCGTGTTGCAGGCGGGCGACCATGTCGTCTGCGCCGTGACCGGGCGGAAGATCGCGCTGGAGGATCTGCGCTACTGGAGCATCGCGCGGCAGGAACCCTATGCCAGCGCCGATGCGTCGGTGCAGGCGGAGTTGCAGGCGCGCGGCGCGCGATGA
- a CDS encoding M23 family metallopeptidase produces the protein MKGIGLALLLACAGSAVAQPVTRAASMANRADFQLTGTATQGGMLTGIAPAGTVALQLDDQLVPVDADGRFLIAFDRDAGPTARLTARLPDGRTIDRPLTVASRDWRIERIDAPMHPTKSSEAFLTLRKPELAAIAAARATVTDAQGWRQSFIWPRVGRISGQFGSQRIYQGTPGAYHGGVDVAGTTGLPVVAPADGVVILAATDKPFTLEGHLLMIDHGHGLNSAFLHLSRIDVKLGDHVAQGQRIGAIGATGRATGPHLHWGMKWNEARIDPMLIAGPMPNGL, from the coding sequence ATGAAGGGGATCGGCCTGGCGCTACTGCTGGCTTGTGCTGGCTCGGCCGTCGCGCAGCCCGTCACCCGCGCAGCGTCCATGGCGAACCGCGCCGATTTCCAGCTGACCGGCACGGCGACGCAGGGCGGGATGCTGACCGGTATCGCGCCAGCGGGGACGGTGGCGTTGCAACTGGACGATCAGCTGGTGCCGGTGGACGCCGACGGGCGCTTCCTGATCGCGTTCGACCGCGATGCCGGGCCGACTGCGCGCCTGACTGCACGCTTGCCGGATGGGCGGACAATCGATCGCCCGCTGACCGTCGCGTCCCGTGACTGGCGGATCGAGCGGATCGACGCGCCGATGCACCCGACCAAAAGCAGTGAGGCCTTTCTGACGCTGCGCAAGCCTGAACTGGCGGCGATTGCCGCCGCGCGCGCGACGGTGACCGATGCGCAGGGTTGGCGACAGAGCTTCATCTGGCCGCGGGTCGGCCGGATTTCCGGCCAGTTCGGATCGCAGCGCATCTATCAGGGGACGCCGGGCGCCTATCATGGCGGCGTCGATGTGGCCGGCACGACCGGCCTGCCGGTGGTGGCCCCCGCCGACGGGGTGGTCATCTTGGCAGCGACGGACAAGCCCTTCACGCTGGAGGGGCATTTGTTGATGATCGACCATGGTCATGGCCTCAACAGCGCCTTCCTTCATCTGTCGCGGATCGACGTGAAGCTCGGCGATCATGTGGCCCAGGGGCAACGGATCGGCGCGATCGGCGCAACGGGACGCGCGACCGGACCGCATCTGCACTGGGGCATGAAGTGGAACGAGGCGCGGATCGACCCGATGCTGATCGCCGGGCCGATGCCGAACGGACTGTAA
- a CDS encoding TonB-dependent receptor domain-containing protein: MKTISKMALLRCGAASAMLGASLMSTLGHAQVADNSAGEAIVVTGSRIARPDLDTGAPLAVVSAEEFKLSGAVNVEQVLNTLPQVLPGTSSFSNNPGGGVATLNLRGLGTNRNLVLVNGRRWMFFDTTQVVDLNTIPQFLIEGVDVVTGGASAVYGSDAIAGVVNFRLRNNLTGIEVGSQYSITEEGDGGRWDTNIAIGTDFADGRGHITAYGEYYKRKSILQGARSFSRFTAQDGAGVLTRTGGSATTPAGRFAVPGTVAIAAGNGLGAVTLNRGAGTTYGSALGATFDSSTSSSRNFVTGPDTFNFAPDNYLQVPQERWLLGAYGDYEINDNVTAYMELAFVNNRVANELAATPVTGNFNVNIAAVSPFLSAADIAAFNQIDANETAIIAARTARVARIAGESDAVYAARAAAQGALFTGANAASNAPGVINLGVSRRVRETGSRNTLDERNAFRALAGVRGAIGDSGFSYDAFYSYARTRNANVQAGNISRRAFQAGLDGTAPAIDIFGPGALSRTSVNQISILAQNNDISTLQVAQASVNGSLFNLGWGGDDIGVEWRSMASRFIPDTALSSGDVIGFNAGNPTQGGYNVKEVFGEIRIPIAADQPFFHKLEVSGAGRYSDYSLDAVGGVSTYAGDIQWAPIRDITFRGSYSRAVRAPNVSELFGGLQTGFPTGTDPCTAPAAAAPGPLRDTCIATGVPAANLGQGVPSQLQPNTQFQSQTGGNPNLQAEKSTSYTFGAIVQPTFLPGLNIKVDYFNIKIGNAIFAAGGGAANILNLCYNTFQNASNGFCQLVGRNDATGAIDGTTNADGSVAVVFAGAANLSSLKTSGIDLDIDYSIGLGKFLLGEDAKLNIAFLGTYTKKNTFVPVNGEPDVVECAGFFGANCGNPQGKYKWTTRLTLVDGPLTSTVRWRHISSTRDDDDTTDYVVEKLKAYNLYDVAFSAAVNDNLTMSFGVNNLLDKKPQLIGSNAEQANTYPSTFDVLGRDFFLSANMRF; this comes from the coding sequence TTGAAGACAATCTCAAAAATGGCGCTGCTGCGCTGCGGTGCGGCGTCCGCGATGCTTGGCGCATCGCTGATGTCGACTCTTGGTCATGCGCAGGTGGCTGACAACAGCGCCGGCGAAGCCATCGTCGTCACCGGTTCGCGCATCGCGCGCCCTGACCTTGATACCGGCGCGCCGCTGGCCGTGGTGTCTGCCGAAGAATTCAAGCTGTCGGGCGCGGTCAACGTCGAACAGGTTCTGAATACGCTGCCCCAGGTTCTACCCGGCACGTCGTCCTTCTCCAACAACCCCGGTGGCGGCGTCGCGACGCTCAACCTGCGCGGTCTGGGCACGAACCGCAACCTGGTGCTGGTCAATGGCCGCCGCTGGATGTTCTTCGATACCACGCAGGTCGTCGATCTGAACACCATTCCGCAGTTCCTGATCGAAGGCGTGGACGTCGTGACCGGCGGCGCATCGGCAGTTTACGGTTCGGACGCAATTGCCGGCGTCGTGAACTTCCGCCTGCGCAACAACCTGACCGGCATTGAAGTCGGCAGCCAATATTCGATCACCGAAGAAGGTGATGGCGGCCGTTGGGACACGAATATCGCGATCGGTACCGATTTCGCCGATGGTCGTGGCCATATCACAGCCTATGGCGAATATTATAAGCGCAAGTCCATCCTTCAGGGCGCTCGCAGCTTCTCGCGCTTTACGGCGCAGGATGGCGCAGGTGTACTGACCCGCACTGGTGGCTCCGCGACCACGCCCGCCGGCCGCTTCGCAGTCCCCGGCACGGTTGCTATTGCGGCAGGCAATGGCCTGGGCGCAGTCACCCTCAACCGCGGCGCAGGTACGACCTATGGCTCGGCGCTGGGTGCAACCTTCGACAGCTCGACCAGCTCGTCGCGCAACTTCGTCACTGGTCCGGATACGTTCAATTTCGCGCCCGACAACTATTTGCAGGTGCCACAGGAACGTTGGTTGCTGGGCGCCTATGGCGACTATGAGATCAACGACAATGTCACCGCCTATATGGAATTGGCATTCGTCAACAACCGGGTCGCCAACGAACTGGCAGCGACGCCGGTCACTGGCAACTTCAACGTCAATATCGCGGCGGTGTCGCCGTTCCTGTCCGCTGCCGACATTGCGGCCTTCAACCAGATCGACGCCAACGAAACTGCCATAATTGCGGCAAGGACCGCTCGAGTTGCGCGTATTGCGGGTGAGTCGGATGCGGTTTATGCCGCGCGTGCTGCTGCGCAAGGCGCCCTCTTCACCGGTGCAAACGCCGCGTCGAACGCACCCGGCGTCATCAACCTGGGCGTGAGCCGTCGCGTCAGAGAAACCGGATCGCGCAACACGCTCGACGAGCGTAATGCGTTCCGCGCGCTGGCTGGCGTCCGTGGCGCCATCGGCGACTCCGGCTTCAGCTATGATGCCTTCTACAGCTATGCACGGACCCGCAACGCCAACGTGCAGGCCGGCAACATCTCGCGTCGTGCCTTCCAGGCCGGCCTTGACGGCACCGCTCCCGCGATCGACATCTTCGGTCCCGGCGCTCTGAGCCGGACATCGGTCAATCAGATCAGCATTCTGGCGCAGAATAACGACATTTCCACGCTCCAGGTCGCGCAGGCGTCCGTGAACGGTTCGCTGTTCAACCTGGGCTGGGGCGGTGACGACATCGGTGTCGAATGGCGTTCGATGGCATCGCGCTTCATTCCCGATACGGCGCTGTCGTCGGGTGACGTGATCGGCTTCAACGCCGGCAACCCGACCCAGGGCGGCTACAATGTGAAGGAAGTGTTCGGCGAAATCCGTATTCCGATCGCTGCCGATCAACCGTTCTTCCACAAGCTGGAAGTCAGCGGTGCAGGCCGTTATTCGGACTATTCGCTTGATGCGGTCGGTGGCGTTTCCACCTATGCCGGCGATATCCAGTGGGCGCCTATCCGTGACATCACGTTCCGTGGCTCCTACTCCAGGGCGGTTCGCGCACCTAACGTGTCCGAACTGTTCGGTGGCCTGCAGACCGGCTTCCCGACTGGCACCGATCCCTGCACGGCGCCGGCAGCGGCCGCTCCTGGTCCGCTGCGTGACACCTGCATCGCCACCGGCGTACCTGCGGCCAATCTTGGCCAAGGCGTGCCGTCGCAGTTGCAGCCCAACACGCAGTTCCAGTCGCAGACCGGTGGCAACCCCAATCTTCAGGCTGAAAAGTCGACCTCCTACACCTTCGGTGCCATCGTTCAGCCCACGTTCCTGCCGGGCCTGAACATCAAGGTCGATTATTTCAACATCAAGATCGGGAATGCGATCTTCGCGGCCGGCGGCGGCGCTGCGAACATTCTGAACCTGTGCTATAACACGTTCCAGAATGCCAGCAACGGCTTCTGCCAGTTGGTCGGGCGTAACGATGCGACTGGCGCGATTGACGGCACCACCAACGCCGATGGCAGCGTCGCTGTTGTCTTCGCCGGTGCGGCCAACCTGTCGTCGCTCAAGACCAGCGGTATCGATCTGGACATCGACTATTCGATCGGTTTGGGTAAGTTCCTTCTGGGTGAAGATGCCAAGCTGAACATTGCGTTCCTGGGCACCTATACAAAGAAGAACACCTTCGTTCCGGTCAACGGTGAACCCGACGTTGTCGAATGCGCAGGCTTCTTCGGCGCCAATTGCGGCAATCCGCAGGGCAAGTACAAGTGGACGACCCGTTTGACCTTGGTCGATGGCCCGCTGACCTCGACTGTTCGCTGGAGGCACATCAGCAGCACGCGTGACGACGATGATACGACCGATTATGTGGTCGAGAAGCTGAAAGCGTACAACCTGTACGACGTGGCCTTCTCTGCCGCAGTCAACGACAATCTGACCATGTCGTTCGGCGTCAACAACCTGCTCGACAAGAAGCCGCAGCTGATTGGTTCGAACGCCGAGCAGGCCAATACCTATCCCAGCACGTTCGACGTGCTTGGCCGCGACTTCTTCCTGTCGGCCAATATGCGCTTCTAA
- a CDS encoding 2OG-Fe(II) oxygenase family protein produces the protein MAMLDVNALFARAETDFRNARLDAARSNLLQILRAVGEHASVLHLLALVESKAGRTAQARAVFARALTQTPNDPQINNNYANLLDAAGDAAGALVHYDRALAAAPAFMDARLNKAITLQALGRLDDSLSELNLLIAADPRNISARTTRGAALRLLGRRREADVEFATALTLNPSCTAALHGRARIAAESGREEDAIAWYRQAISTAPDDPELAMGMAEELEAAGMNGGIAMLADAVDRNPLWLKGQDSLARMLSEAGDTDFAAGYARAIIRHPRDPVLHMAHWQCLARGNRHSDALAAIDRARSMIAWTADMALTEAVLAGETGDLKRADKAFATVPDTPQARLARGRHALRSGDPEKAVALLKPMAMGDLRSVNAWAHLSLAWRLLDDPRHEWLCMQPGLFATQDLPMDDAALTHLADTLRGLHRAKAHPIGQSLRGGTQTRGRLLDRHEPAIGTLKQLLIDAIGLYRAALPAADARHPLLAFRNSPFSFYGSWSVRLTGGGFHVQHVHPEGVLSSACYIALPPVSGGQEKAGWLDIGAPPAELALDIPALAVIEPKPGRLALFPSYLFHGTRPFTVGERLTVAFDVVA, from the coding sequence ATGGCTATGCTTGATGTCAACGCGCTGTTTGCGCGTGCCGAAACCGATTTCCGCAATGCACGCCTCGACGCGGCCCGTTCAAATCTCCTCCAGATATTACGCGCTGTGGGCGAACATGCGTCCGTATTGCACCTGCTTGCTCTGGTCGAAAGCAAGGCCGGCCGCACAGCGCAAGCGCGCGCGGTTTTTGCAAGGGCTCTTACGCAGACGCCGAATGACCCGCAAATCAACAATAATTACGCCAATTTGCTGGATGCCGCTGGCGATGCTGCGGGGGCGCTCGTCCACTATGATCGCGCGCTGGCTGCTGCACCAGCTTTCATGGATGCTCGGCTCAACAAGGCGATCACGTTGCAGGCACTGGGGCGTCTTGATGATAGTCTGAGCGAACTGAACCTCCTAATTGCTGCGGACCCTCGCAATATCTCCGCACGCACGACGCGTGGAGCGGCGTTGCGGCTGCTCGGCCGACGGCGGGAGGCCGATGTTGAATTTGCGACGGCGCTGACACTCAACCCTAGCTGCACGGCTGCGCTGCACGGGCGCGCCCGGATTGCCGCAGAAAGCGGTCGCGAGGAGGATGCGATTGCCTGGTATCGCCAAGCCATATCGACGGCGCCGGACGATCCCGAACTGGCGATGGGGATGGCGGAAGAGCTGGAAGCCGCAGGGATGAACGGGGGAATTGCGATGCTGGCGGATGCCGTGGACCGTAATCCGTTATGGTTGAAGGGACAGGATAGTCTGGCACGTATGCTATCGGAGGCGGGCGACACGGATTTTGCAGCCGGATATGCCCGAGCCATCATCCGCCATCCGCGCGATCCGGTGCTGCATATGGCCCATTGGCAATGTCTTGCGCGTGGAAACCGACATTCTGACGCGTTAGCTGCGATCGATCGGGCGCGTTCTATGATCGCGTGGACGGCCGATATGGCGCTGACCGAAGCGGTGCTGGCAGGTGAAACGGGCGATCTGAAACGTGCCGACAAGGCCTTTGCCACGGTACCCGATACGCCGCAGGCGCGGCTCGCGCGCGGGCGCCATGCTTTGCGAAGCGGCGATCCCGAAAAAGCGGTGGCGTTGCTCAAACCCATGGCGATGGGCGATTTGCGGTCGGTCAACGCGTGGGCGCATCTGTCGCTGGCCTGGCGCTTGCTGGATGATCCCCGCCATGAATGGCTATGTATGCAGCCAGGCCTCTTCGCGACGCAGGATTTGCCGATGGATGACGCTGCGCTAACGCATCTTGCCGATACGTTACGTGGGTTGCATCGGGCCAAGGCTCATCCGATCGGTCAGTCGCTGCGGGGCGGAACCCAGACGCGTGGTCGGCTGCTTGACCGTCATGAACCAGCCATAGGCACTTTGAAACAGCTTTTGATCGATGCCATCGGCCTATATCGCGCCGCGCTTCCAGCGGCCGATGCGCGGCACCCACTGCTCGCTTTTCGCAACAGCCCTTTCAGCTTCTACGGCAGCTGGTCGGTCCGACTGACCGGCGGCGGCTTTCATGTGCAGCACGTCCATCCCGAAGGCGTACTGAGTTCGGCCTGCTACATCGCCTTGCCCCCTGTGTCCGGAGGGCAAGAGAAGGCCGGATGGCTCGACATCGGCGCACCACCCGCCGAACTGGCATTAGATATTCCAGCATTGGCAGTGATCGAACCAAAGCCCGGCCGCCTGGCGCTATTCCCTAGCTATCTGTTTCACGGAACGCGGCCATTTACTGTCGGAGAGCGATTGACCGTGGCATTCGACGTCGTGGCGTGA
- a CDS encoding 2OG-Fe(II) oxygenase gives MLAERFVRDGRVQIRNILTDQSARIVHDILARQTPWGLAWKGEDGPRRLRQAELSQMPTPQRAAIFQQVGKVMTGQNYGFAYAQYPLLDAYKEEWNPGSPQDLLLEHINDQPLMDLVRQVTDIPELLKADAQATFFGPNHFLAMHDDSQDGEGWRVAYVLNMCALDWRPDWGGYLLFYDEDGDVVAGFRPRFNTLNLFRVPQRHNVSFVPPFAPTGRFALTGWFRDK, from the coding sequence ATGCTGGCCGAGCGCTTCGTTCGGGATGGCCGCGTCCAGATTCGTAACATACTCACCGACCAGTCGGCCCGAATAGTGCACGACATTCTGGCCCGGCAGACGCCATGGGGTCTGGCGTGGAAGGGTGAGGACGGACCACGGCGCCTGCGGCAGGCAGAATTGAGCCAGATGCCCACGCCGCAGCGGGCTGCCATCTTTCAACAAGTAGGCAAGGTGATGACCGGCCAGAACTACGGATTTGCCTATGCCCAATATCCGCTGCTGGACGCCTATAAGGAAGAATGGAACCCGGGAAGTCCCCAGGATCTGCTTCTGGAACATATCAACGATCAGCCTTTGATGGACCTTGTCCGTCAGGTCACGGATATTCCTGAACTGCTGAAGGCCGATGCCCAGGCCACCTTTTTCGGTCCCAATCACTTCCTGGCGATGCACGACGACAGCCAGGATGGGGAAGGATGGCGTGTTGCCTATGTGCTCAATATGTGCGCGCTCGACTGGCGGCCGGACTGGGGCGGCTATCTTCTTTTCTACGATGAGGATGGTGATGTCGTCGCGGGCTTCCGCCCCCGGTTCAACACGCTCAACCTGTTCCGGGTGCCGCAGCGGCACAATGTCAGTTTTGTGCCGCCTTTTGCGCCGACCGGACGATTTGCGCTGACGGGGTGGTTTCGCGACAAATGA